The genome window TCGGCAGACCGGATAGTCGTAGCCCTTGTCCGCGTGCAGCTTGCGCGGCCGACGCCGAGGCCGTCCGACAGGCCCTCTGACCGGCGCAACAGCATCGATCACCGTCTGAAATTCCCGGTGATCGTTGCGGTTGGCCGCGGAGATGACCACGGTCAGCGGGATGCCACTGCGGTCGCTCATCGCGTGGATCTTCGAGCCTGGCTTGCCCCGATCCACCGGGCTGGGGCCGGTCAGGTCCCCCTTTTGACCGCCCGGATGTACATGCTGTCCACCGACGCCCGGGACCAGTCGATCGCTCCAGCGGTGCCCAGCAGGTCCAGCAGTTCCTGGTGCAGCCGGGTGAACACCTGCGCGGCACTCCACTCGGTGAACCGGCGATGGGCGGTAGGAGCACTGACCCCGAACGACGTGGGAAGTGCTGACCACGCGCACCCGGTTTGCAGCACATACAGGATCGCGGCCAGCACCGTGCGGTCGTCCAACCGACGCCGACCTCCGCCCTGGTGACGTTGCGGCACATCCGGCAACAGCCCTCGCGCCAGCAGCCACAACGACTCCGGACACCACTTCTCCACATCGTCCATCGTTGATCAACAATATCGCCTACCCAACAACACACCCAAATGAGATACGGCCTTAGTGCCCGGGACCGACACCGCCGCTGTGTCGCTCTGACCGCTTTCGGGCCCTGTTCACCGGGTCCGGCGCCGCCCGATCGCCGGGAGGCCGAGGGCATGGCGAAGAAGTCCGCGAGGCGGCCGAAGAGGTCCGCGAGTAGGCCGAGACCTACCGCGCCGGAGCGCCCAGGCCCGTGCGCGGCTGCGTGCTGACGATGGCGTTGTTCAGCGCCCTGGTCGCGGCCGCGGCGGGTCTGGCCGCCACCACCGCCGGAGCAGCCAGACCAGGCACGCCATCGGTGAGCTCATCACCTGCCCCTTCTGCCTGGACCTGTGGATCGCCACCGGTTCGCCGTCGGCATGGTCTTCGCCCCGCGCCTCACCCGCCTCGTCGCCACCACCTTCACCACCATGACCGGCGCCGACTTCCTGCAGCCGGCCTACGCCCGCGTGCAGCAGTCGCAGTCCTGGCCCGCCGAGCACGGCAGTGGCGGCGAGGCCGGGTCTGGTAGGCATGCGGTATGGATCTGGCAGAACTGCGGGACCGCCTGCGCGGGTTCGCCGCCGACCGCGACTGGGAGCAGTACCACACGCCGAAGAACCTCGTCATGGCGTTGGGCGGTGAAGTCGGCGAGCTGGCAGCGCTTTTCCAGTGGCTGACCCCTGAGGAGTCCGCCGGTGCCGCCCGCGACCCGGAACTCTCGCCGGACGTGCTCGACGAGCTGGCCGACGTCACCATCTACCTGGTCCGCCTCGCCGACGTGCTCGGAGTCGACCTCATGGCCGCGGCCGAGGCCAAGATCGAACGCAACGAGCACCGCTTCCCCAAGAAGGTTTAGCGGTCACACCGGCAGTTCGTCGTTCCATGTCGGCAACATGCGCGCAAGCCGAATGCGGAACGCTTGAGAGACGGTAGCGCTCTTCGTCCTATGTGGTCAGCGCTCCGGATGGCCCCCGAAGCCCGAAGGGGTGGCGCGTCCGGTGCGGCCGCCGGGTGGCCGCACCGGACGCGGCAGTGACCGCCGTGCGGGCACACGCCGTAAGAATGCCCGCGCGGCGGTCGGAGTCCCGGGTTATGCCCGGGCGACCAGTTGCCGGTGCTGCTCGACCTGGCGGTGAGGCTGCTCGACCTGCCGGGGTGCCTCGACCTGCAGGGGCGGCTGGTCGGCTTCCTCGAGCACGCGGCCCGCGGCCGAGTCGAGGTTGGCCACGATCCAGCTCTCGATGGTGCTGCCCGCCCGTTCGGCGGCACGCTGCCAGCGGTCCAGGCGCTCACCCGTCACCTGGATGGCGGGCATCGCCCGCTCGACGCTGCTCGCGCCCTGCACGGCCAGCCTGCTGTTGCGGATGTGCTGCCGGAGCTGGTTGCGCGACCAGCCGGCCTCCTCGGCGCGGTCGAGCCAGCGGTCCTGCTGGTCGACCGGCAGCGCGGCGACCTCGGCGTGGTGCTGGAAGCTGAGCTTGTCGCGCCGCCGCGACAGCTCGAAGCGACGGGCAACCCAGGCGTAGTTGCGGATCGTCTGGTAATCGAGCCGGGCCGTCTCGATCGCCCGCCGGTAACGATCCGAATACCGCGCCTGCCCGTAGACCACCCAGTCACCCAGGAACCAGGCCGACGAATTCACGATTCGGGTAATCTTCTTTCCCGCCCGCTCCCAGTCCTCGAATGGCAGCGAATGCGGAAACTGCAACCCCACCTGGGTCGCCAGCACCTCACCGGAGCGTTCCACCCGCTTTTCCCTGCCACT of Saccharopolyspora erythraea contains these proteins:
- a CDS encoding IS5 family transposase (programmed frameshift), which produces MDDVEKWCPESLWLLARGLLPDVPQRHQGGGRRRLDDRTVLAAILYVLQTGCAWSALPTSFGVSAPTAHRRFTEWSAAQVFTRLHQELLDLLGTAGAIDWSRASVDSMYIRAVKKGDLTGPSPVDRGKPGSKIHAMSDRSGIPLTVVISAANRNDHREFQTVIDAVAPVRGPVGRPRRRPRKLHADKGYDYPVCRHALRRRGIIARIARRGIESTTRLGRHRYVIERTLEWVSRFRRLARRYERKAAHYAAFASLGCAVICYRRAVKLDLLTHNNPK
- a CDS encoding DUF1360 domain-containing protein encodes the protein MGELITCPFCLDLWIATGSPSAWSSPRASPASSPPPSPP
- a CDS encoding nucleotide pyrophosphohydrolase, yielding MDLAELRDRLRGFAADRDWEQYHTPKNLVMALGGEVGELAALFQWLTPEESAGAARDPELSPDVLDELADVTIYLVRLADVLGVDLMAAAEAKIERNEHRFPKKV
- a CDS encoding LmbU family transcriptional regulator, whose product is MRDRDHGSRLTNGDSRSLDSGREKRVERSGEVLATQVGLQFPHSLPFEDWERAGKKITRIVNSSAWFLGDWVVYGQARYSDRYRRAIETARLDYQTIRNYAWVARRFELSRRRDKLSFQHHAEVAALPVDQQDRWLDRAEEAGWSRNQLRQHIRNSRLAVQGASSVERAMPAIQVTGERLDRWQRAAERAGSTIESWIVANLDSAAGRVLEEADQPPLQVEAPRQVEQPHRQVEQHRQLVARA